In a single window of the Mauremys reevesii isolate NIE-2019 linkage group 3, ASM1616193v1, whole genome shotgun sequence genome:
- the GLYATL3 gene encoding glycine N-acyltransferase-like protein 3, which produces MLVLKCSMKLQMLKKMLMQNFPESRKVYGAVLNINRGNPFRMEVVVDSWPDFKVVITRRLVKDEMDDLDHYTNAYAVFYKDLQAYQELLANTDTINWEQIFQIQGLQDGLYETSNTVARSKQVDVKLSSFQMFIIPQPDMLPDVTTQMDPALRLAYLDVSHASLLNETWSRGGNEQCQRYIANLVCCFPSICVLDDNRHPVSWSLTDQFATMIHTYTLPEHRRKGYNHLVATTLAKKLHSQGFPVQGNVLEENMPAITLFKSMNSQLLPCRFFRLIHTPFRFLASTDL; this is translated from the exons ATGCTGGTGCTGAAATGTTCCATGAAACTGCAGATGCTGAAGAAAATGTTAATGCAAAACTTCCCTGAATCACGCAAG GTTTATGGAGCAGTGCTGAACATCAACAGAGGCAATCCCTTCAGGATGGAAGTGGTAGTGGATTCGTGGCCGGATTTCAAAGTTGTCATTACCAGGCGGCTGGTGAAG GATGAGATGGATGACCTTGACCATTACACCAATGCCTATGCAGTTTTCTACAAGGACCTACAGGCTTACCAGGAGCTACTGGCCAACACAGATACCATCAACTGGGAACAGATCTTTCAGATACAAG GGCTCCAGGATGGATTATATGAAACATCCAACACTGTTGCTAGGTCTAAACAAGTCGATGTGAAACTATCCTCGTTCCAGATGTTTATCATCCCACAGCCTGACATGCTGCCAGATGTCACAACTCA GATGGACCCTGCACTGAGACTGGCTTACCTTGATGTCTCTCATGCCAGCCTGCTGAATGAAACCTGGTCGCGGGGAGGCAACGAGCAATGCCAGAGGTACATTGCCAACCTCGTTTGCTGCTTCCCCAGCATCTGTGTGCTAGATGACAACAGGCACCCTGTCTCCTGGAGTCTGACAGATCAGTTTGCCACCATGATTCACACTTATACCCTTCCTGAGCACCGCAGGAAAGGTTATAACCATCTTGTTGCCACCACGTTAGCTAAGAAGTTACATAGCCAGGGCTTTCCAGTTCAGGGTAATGTCCTGGAGGAGAACATGCCAGCTATAACATTGTTCAAAAGCATGAACTCTCAACTTCTGCCCTGCCGATTTTTCAGACTCATCCACACTCCTTTCCGGTTTTTAGCCAGCACTGACCTATAG